The DNA region agaggaggaggccaggcAGGTCAGGGAGCGCTGCATCTGGGCGAAGGAGTGGCGAAGGGAGAGGCTGCggaggcagagggagcagctgcaggaggaggctcgCAGGCTGGCCCGGGCCTCCTTCCAcatgagggagagagtgaggcAGCAGACGTGCAGGAGGAGCTTCCACAGGATGGCCCTGGAGGCTCAGCTGTCGGCCTCCCTCGCAAACATGAAACTCTGAAAATGAGTGACGCCTCAACAGCCTGAAGTGCTTCACGCGAGCGTGCGCGGGCACCCGCCTTTTCACACTAGTTTTAGTAAGAGTCATCTATGAAGtacacattattttattatactGGATACGTTTTTTCTTtctatcccttttggggtccctggtactaccagaacaccttctcAGCCCAATCCCCTAGAAACTGAGCCACCGTCATTCCTAAGTGCAAACATCAGTATAAAATAACACCTTTTTATGCTTCAGTCTCACATCAATCACATCTCAAAATCTTTGATCTTTTAGCTGAAAATGTGCatgtttcattttgaaaagcaatttcttccattttaatgTACTATTATCGTCTTTAGCAGCAAtagcatgttttttttgttccatttcAGGAAGCAGGAGAGATTAATTGGGGGTTGACATGCTTGGACTCTGACCTCAGTGCTTCTGATCTGATATGAGTAACCAGCAGTGGTTTATAGGATCACAGATTAAGAATTCAAGGACATTTCTGAGGGGTGGGCTCTGTTTCTGCACTGTTCACCTGAATCTCCGTTTGGTCCTTATCAACATCAATTAATATTGCACTAGAAGCACTTTTCTACCCACAGGTAAAGCAGAAGATCTGGAATTAAAACCTGTTAAAACTTCTGATCTTgatggtttttgttgttttgacacAGTGGGAACCAAAACCACAGTTGTTTGCTGCATCGgtttacattttattatgtATTATGTCCTGGTTTAAGTTTTTAATTAACTTGGAGCATTTGGATTTTAGTTCCCTGTGACACAAGAGTGAAAACCAAAATAGTAAACTAAAATAATAAGAGGCTTAAGAACATAAATAACCCTGCTGGGGTGGTCAGTCCTCTGTGATTGGAAGTCGTACCATCGTTTTTGGCCCCTCCTGCCAGCATCCCGTTCCACATCCTGCTGCACAGGCTGAGGGCTCTGTATTTTGCCAAGGCCTCGTCTCCTGGGCAACCTACCGCCCCCTTCCCCACAGCCGCTGTTTCTTGTCTCTGTTGATTCTGAGCTGGAGTCCAGTGGGAGTCGTAGATTGGCCCTGCTTCACCCGCCAGGCCGGGCTGAGGTACGCTCAGACGTGCCGACGCCGTGAACTTCCTCAGTCATCTTTCAGCCCGAGAGCCAACGCCACCGGCAGTCCCACTCCGATGATGAGAGTGATGCTCTGAGTGAGCCCCaggggctgctgctggtggccctcagctccttcctccagctggaggtcagaggtctttTGAACCGCCGCACTGCTGCTGACCTCAGGGAGAATGTGCACCGTAGCCACGTACAGGAACGTCCCGGCTGAGAAGAGCATTCCCACACCTGTGGAGGTGAGCTGGCTCTGCGTCGAACTCCCAGACTGCAAACACCAAAATATAATGGCCTGAAGATGTTTTTTACCCCAATGTCACACAGACAACTGTTAGAATTTCAGAGGTCTAGATCAAATGTGCCCAAATACAAGGTGTGACCAGCTCGACtgtaataagaaaaaaaaacctcagtcaTTCAACAGTTGCTAAAATGGCTTTTGCGTTGCCTGAATGTCATCCTAAAGCACTAACATTTTGTCTTTTGCCATTTAATCTGACCTAGGTGAATGGTGCACAACAAATTACTGTTGGTAATCAAGTGGAGTGCTGTTTGAGAGGACTGGGAGAGTCAAGAGGACGAAGTGTTCCCTGAAAACAGAACCTAATGTAGATGTAGGTCATGCACAATGGCGTTGGTCACATACTGCCTGTAATATGAAGTAGGTAGCGATGGTGAAGAcaggtgctgcagcagaaaaggccaGCAGGTGTCCCTGGATGTGCTTCTTCTCGAGGCCTGAATGCATGAGAAAGGAGACCAGACCAAAGGCTGCAGGCGCCTACGAGACAGCAGAGATGGACAGTGATGCGATCCATCGCTTGGCAGGGCTGTGCTCTCAGAGAACGCCTCACCTTGTGTAGAATCACAGCCAGGAATATCACCACCTGCACGGTCACCTGCCCCGTCGCCGCGGCCGCACCGAGAGCAAATCCGTCGGCTGTATGCAAACGAAAGCCAAATCAGTTTATTTGAGGTTTTTGCATGATGGAAAAACAGCGCCAGGTCATCCAGGCTGGAGCGGTTATTCGCAGGCTGAATGACAGCGTACCTGCAGCATGTATCACCAGACCCACGGTGGCTGTAATGTTCACACCCTTCAGGCCTGAAACGAGACAAACTGAATTAGAAAAACCAACAGAGATTTTGTCAGTTAAGGTAACATTCTGGACAATAAAGCCAACTGGCCTCGTATGGACAAATACGTGCTGATCTGATCCACCACAAACATGAGGGTGAAACCGAACGTTAGAGCCAATCCGATAAGCACCCGAGCTGGAATCCCCGGGTCCGGGGAGGTACTGGAAGTCTGACTTGGTAGTGGGGCAGCAGGGGAGGATGATGCTGTTGAGAGACAATGAGGGACAGGTAGTGAGGACAGGGCGGTGAGCTGGGTTACCTGTTCGGGTCAAGGGTCGCAATCCTCACCTCGGTACGATTCTTGCAGTAAACTCACCCCCTCTGGGATGGCGATGGCCAGTGCTGTACCACACAGGAGTCCAGCCCCCAGGATACACACCAACTGCAGGCTTTTCTGAAGAAGGACGCAGGCCCTCAGCTGATCTGATCCTACCCAGAATCACTAGGCAAACAACTTTAGAGCCAGGCAGACTGATATTTAAATCAGGTTTTACCTGTCtttcatttgattattttatcGACATGTTTTGTGTGTTCTGAAGCACTTTGTGGACTTTAATGGTTGTTCTATATAAATAAACTGATATATTTATAATTACATACATATTCAAACACAAGATACAACTTTGCTATTAAATTATTGTATTACATCTCTAAGAtgcgttttttttcttttcctccacatTTTTCTTAGATTATATGAATTCAGTTTGAACTACAGTCCAAAGAGTTGGAGTATTTATGATAAATGTTATCATTTGTCCCGTTTAATGTCCTGATCACGCGCTCACGTTTCATGTTAAAGTTGACGGTGCGTTCACGGACAGTCCGTCAAAATGCGCTCCAgtccgattttttttttttaaaaacccaaaaaaaaccaacctctGACAATTATTTGTGAACGTGAGCGAGGTCACTTGCGTGAAAAAGTCAGTGCGTGGCATAGACAGTGCGTGATGCACCAGTTTCCCCGCTAACCGAGTAGGtggctgaaaaagaaaacacttacTTCAGAGAGACGGAACAACAGCGGAGTGAAGCCGAGTAAGAAACATCCCACGAACATTGCGACGGATATCAGAGTGACCGTCAGCCCTCCGTCCATGATTCCCGACTCAGTTGGGAGACATTTTTAGTCAGACACTCCTGAAACCTGAGAAATCTGACGGTCTCCACGTCGCGTCTCCTTCTCCCCGATGTTTGGCTGCACATCTGGCTCAACCTTCTCCCCGAGCAGCGGCGCCTAGCGGCACACGCTGGCAACTGCAACGCCGCCCACTTTATCCAGCCTTGCTCAAGACTATTACAATATTTATTGATGTTCACATAAAACTTTAACGTTTATTATAAAAGGCAGATAATTGTTGGGTTCTTTTGTTCCCAGCAGGATAAACTTTCTCAAAGACTGATTTTGAGCTGTTCCCACACTGTCAACCTCAAAAGTACCAAGTTTATTGGTCATGTTCACTTCTAGTTGCCCAATAACAAAGTTTCTCTCGCAACCTGGAGCTCAACTCAAGTCTGCTGTTGATCACATGACCCAAGAAAAGAGAGATCAAGAGATTCTCTGTAACAGCTCTAACTATGGCCTCTCACTATCTGTTACAAAAGAGAAATGAGGCCTAAACAGCTAAACACACAAGAGAAACGTACTGAAACTCAATTCATTTTATTGTTgaatgggatggggggggggggggggggggggggtgttacacTGTTTACGCATCAGTTGTGCGGATGGACATTTGGAAAGAATAAATAAGGATAAAATCGAGATGTTATTCTTCCATCTCCAGTAAATCTGAAAGTAAACAAGTTAAGCAGAGATACATTCTAATTGTGCACATATAGAAACACAGACATTTTAACTACCTATCTATCCCGCGTATACTGTGAGAACAAACTGATCTTAGACAAACGCTTCTTTCTTTCCAGCAACTTCGTCTTCTATATTATGTCTagaaaaaatggattttatgAGGATACCAGACTTAGCAAAATGTTACAGTAAACTATTGTAGGTTGTAGATCTGTACCCATGTGAAATGCCACGACACCATTACGTTTGGTTATAGTAGAACACATACAATTACTGGTTAGTTATAGTTGTTTTGTAGCTGTTTAAATACACGGATCACACTATAACACAAGCCATGTCCATCATTGTTACCAAATATTGTGGAATTAAACATTTAGTGTTCAAGCGCTGCAATTTGGAgatgccactttttttttttttttttaatcttttttgaCAGGACACATTTagaggtataaaaaaaaaaaaaagaggtatAAAAACTAAAATCACTTTATCATGACTAGAAGAGGGACAGGCCCAATGGTGACAAACGTTGATGTTGGTACCATAAATACCAATTTTTCATCCGACAGAAATTCAACTAAATGCGTTTCTCATCCTCAGGCCGACTCAGACGGGCCGAGCTGCGGAGGGCGTTCAGGTTTGGCTTCTTCCCTACACATCGACTTACGATCAGTTTGTTACACCATTGTTTCCGTCTCGCTCACTCCTGTCAATCATTCAAGTGAATGTGAGATTAGTGCATAATTTCCATAATGGTTCTGAGCAGCTGGACAACACATGCTTCATTTGTTATAGTAACTGATCCATATAGTAGCAGACCATAGTGGTATCACAGCACTTTACCTTGCTTTAAACCAACAATGTCCATAACCCATAGAGCAGCTTCAGCTGGAATCTGAGCACAAACAAGCATATTTCCAGAGCGAGGTCATGAACAAGTTACCACAGATGGTGTCTCAATGTCAGCGTCGTTAGAACACAGGAACTACATGATTAAGGTGAAGTgggaatgtgggggggggggagaaactTGGTAGATGAGCAGCTGCAATGTATAGCTGATGCTTAGTCTGGACAACTTAAAATAACACAAGAGGATGAGAGGGTGTATTAGTGTTGAACtacataaagaaaaaaacagaaagtgtCTCTGTGGATCTAGAGCCATGGATTCCATGCCAAATCCTTTTCTGTTACAAGTCCTATATCTCCTCAATGAATGAGAACTGTAACAATGCTTGATGACCACTAGAGGCTGCTACCTTCAAGAGGGGCAACATTAATGTCAACATTAATAAGGTCTTGACACAGGCCTAAGCAATAAGAGATGAATTAGCCACCCAAACTGAGAACTAATTTGATTAACTCTAAAGACAGGTGTAAACATacggacagaaaaaaaaattatatagaCAAGCAGTCACACTGAATACTCAAAACTGACCCAGAAATATTCAAAAGGCTTTTCTCTCACCCTCTGAGCAACTCGCAGTCAGTGGGCACACAGTCCACCTGCAGTGGCCGACTTGCCCCGACAGGGGGCAGTATCAGTAGCATCAATTCAACAGCATGTCCCAACACTGGCTCAGAGGGTATGTGTCACAATGTTCAATGTCAGTGTAATGTGCCAAAAGATTCCAGTTCTGGGGTAGTTCAAGCTTGATGGCTGACAAATAAAAAACTAGCCAAAACAAGCTGGCATCTATAAATGTAGCTGTACATCGTCCAACCATCCAGGAGTGTAGGTAGCGTTAATTTTACACGTTTTCTTTTACACTTCAGAAAGGCTTTTGTGGAATCGGAAGAACCATTTCTGTGGGAAAACGGGTCTTTCTCACACAGGATGCTTATTCACGAGGAAGCATCTAAAGTAGGGCAGATTTTTAGAAACACTGGCTTAGGATTGCAGGAAGATCGCGTCACACTTGAAAATTGAAGGTATGCTGTGGCACAGTACCTTGCTGAAACTTGAGCTTATAAGACAGGTTTCACTTTAAGTGCAATAATGTTAAGAAAATACAGATAGAGTCTATTTTCCCTAACAAGACAAGGCAAAATATTCTTCATTTAGTCTCTCGTTCTCTTTTTCCATGGGTCCGTGTGCAGTGTTTAGGGGTGTGCCTTAGCGGTAGCAGGACAATGATGATGACCCTGCAGTGTGAGGAAATTCCCTCTGCAGGTCAGACAGGAGTTTGACAGAAATTTGGTGAGACCCAGTGAACGGTCCCTGAGAAATGGTCCATTTAATCCTTGGGAGACTGTGCTCGTTAGTGTGAAGTCCCTCCGCGGAGGTCGAGATGCTTTGGAGAACTGCTCCTTCTGTGAATGTTCTGTTACACGAAATCAGTGCACTCCTCAAGTCATACTCGAGGGTCCTTGGTTTTGGGCCGTCGGAATCAGTGCCGCACTTCATTATCGATGAGGCTGTCCTCACCAGACTGGAAGTCTGCGTTCAGGCCGTTTTGCACATTGATTATTTCCTCGTCCTGCGACGAACCTTGGCCGTCGTCCTCGCCGCTGCCCGAACCTGCTTCCTCCGAGTTCGGGTCTTGGAGTACCTGAGCGATGTACATTTGCTGCGGGTGTGGAAATGAGACAGAACACATCAAGTTTAAGCTCCAAAAGTTAGGACATCTGCTTTCTACAAAGAAAACGCTTTCAAACGCTGTAAGCTGGTCAGTATTTGAACTTAAAATACAGGATTATGTGGAAAAACCTCCTAAAAACAAAGGAGTGGGGACGTACAGCGGCCTTGTTGGATGCAGAAGGACACACCGAGGGCCCGCTTTCTAACCCATCCACGTCCTGAGAGTCGATCTAGGCAGACAACATGTGCTCAGTAATATGATACTGGTGCAGTTTGAGATGTTGAGCAGTGTCCATAAGAGATTTTATTACCTTGTAGTTGTGAGCACTGAGATAtttaaaatgtccaaaacaGACGTGAGAGAGgcagatgatgatggtgatgatcaaAACAATGAAAGTGAACATGGAGGTCGCAGCTGAAAATCCTGGATTCAGAAAAGCAGAGAGTGTCGTTTTTAACATGAATACAGTCAGATTAATATTTGGACAGGCAGGTGAGCTTTTTGATTTTAATCCAATATTGCGAAACTCCAGAAGGGGAATGACTGACTTTTCTTTATATGCTGATTTTGTATTAACAAAGATATTGGGTTCCATCTTCCCAAACGTCAGTTTTGGCTGCTTACTTGACTGTTATTTGATTTTACACCCACTGGCAGGTGTGCACACACTGATGGGTGtaaccatgaagctccaccaaaGCAGAGGAAAGTTTATTGTTTACAGAAGCGCACGAgtacttgattaaaatgacTGTGTGGCTGTTTCAAATGTTAATTCTCTATACACTCCGTAGCACTCTTCACGATCAGGTCATTGTATTATGACGTTGGCAAACTGGCGAGGAAAGAAGTTAAATAGTCTTTGGATTCAGCCATTTAATTCTAAAAGAGTTTTTCTAAGTTCTGATGACAAAAAACCACaataatgctaaaaaaaaaggctctgtCCCTTATTGCCAGGAGACCTGGTGGAGCTTCCATCTTACCCGAGCGAACAGttgagaagaaaagaagccaAAAAAGACAAAGTATAGGCGCAGCCACCACTTGGTTGACGGCTCCAGAATGGATCTTCTTGTCCAGTTTGGTTGGCAAATAAGCGTAGTACATGTTGTAGCGGTCTGCTAGGTGTTTCAGCAACATGTACATCAGTCCTGCGCCGAGACGAGAGATAAACAATCACTGGAAATAATCCCATTAGGCTGGCTAATAAGCTGCACAGCACAGAACAGAATCACCAAAGGTTCTCTGCTTTATGTGTGTCCAGTCACCAGTAACTCGATCAGCGATGGCCCTGTGTGACGTAGCAGCGATGCGATAAAACTCACCAAAGGGGACGATAATGGGGCAGGTGATACTGTAGGTCATAACAACAGTGAAGACACACATCATCCAGGCGTAAGCTGCCCCAAACTGGAACTCATAGGCTTGGTGCTACAGAAACACAATGATGTCATAATTAAAGAAACTACAAGTCCAAAGATCTTCGTTTCATCACATGATGCTTACAcgggaggaaaagggaggacTTAGTTCAAGGTGGAGGGAAACTAACTTTGACAAGCTGGCATTATTAAACTCTTAAGGCAAGATTCTTATTAGCAATCAATGAGCGGTTGGAATAAGTTGGCCGGTAATTGGACACAAACCCGTTTGacatttttcctctctgctgccgaACGCGCCAAGCACAGGCGGATCATATACATGAGCAACCCTGGGATCCTCAGCAGGTCGTTGGCGTTACCGATGAACGCGGAGGCAATGACGTAGTTCACAAAGAAGGCTCCATTATCagggagaaacacacacctaAAGTAGATGGAAAGACAAATGCAGAGAATTAAGTCAGGATTATTGTTGATTTTTAGGGAAATCCTTCTTTGTAAATTGTATATCTGTGGGATTAGCAGAGATTATGAGCCCAAACTGTCTTTTTGAACAATATTGGAAGTTAACAGTCCATTTTTTCTTTGCTCCACATGGTTGCTGATGCTACTGTTGACCTTAGTGCTGAGCAAAGGGAAGTCGTATCTAATCAATTCTCTACAAACAAAATTAACAGGCAGAATCATCTGGATCATGAAGAATCGGAGCTGAAGCGTGACCTTTCACCATCGTCATGCAGTATGTGCTTGACCCTCTGATCCTGgagcttcctccctctctgatgATTGAATCTAGACTTGTTCACAAGAGTTGCTTTTGTCAACACTAAACTCTGAGTGGTTCCAACACTCCACTTGTTTCTTTTATCAACTTCCAAGCATACTTTCGGAAATTcataaaatctatttttaatgattttgttaaaaataaaacaacccaAACCACATTAATCAGACTAAAGATGAACTAATACTTCTGCTACTTACTCAAATCTGACTTTCACATCTGCCAAGAACCTCCTGTCAAACAGCCAGCGGAAGAAAAGATCCAAactggaaagaaacaaaaatgaattAACTGGATGAGACATGGATGACAGGTAGCAATTAATCTACTTTTACAATaagttttaaaaacaggaataacaAAAATACCTGCTGAGTCCCAGAGAGGGAAGCAACAAGACCATGAAGATCAGGAAAGTGTAGCATTTATGCATCGTCGTCCTATTTTGAATTGATCTGAAAGGAAACATTCAGAATAAATCGGAGATCATCGCCAACAGCTGAACactcacaacaggcacaacTCATACCGGGTCCAGTGCGCTTCGAAGAAGGCAGAATAGTAAACGATGGTGGGAAGCAGGGCAGAGAAAGACCACAGCAGAAGGGTGGGGAAGAATTGGGTGACGATCGGATTCTGCAAGTCACAACAGAGGAGCACAGACAGGCGTGTCAGAATTGTCTTTGCATTCTCTGAATAGGAATTTGAACAGTTTTACATCCAGTTCCGTAAAGATAACTCTAGGAAGGAGTAGCAAAGCACAAAAAAAGCACTTCCTGAAAGTCCAACACTCACGTTGAGATACTCCACTGGTTTGGTAACATTGAACTTGTCCATGGTGGAGATGATGATCGCTGGGGTGGTGAGGAAGAAgagtaggaggaagaggatgatgttgatgattaaACAGCGGCACCACCAGGAGAAACCTCCCAAAGACAGATGCTCCCTGGGGGGAAGTTATTAGACGTCTTTACAATAACGAAACAACTGCAGGTACGTTAACCAAGCGTCAACTCAAAAACTGTCAGGTGTCCGGAGCAGATCAAAGTTCTCAGTTAAGGATTCAAACACCACCTCTTAAAACCGGATAACAGAAAATACTACACATTTAGTTAACTACCTACTGGCAAAAAAAGAAGATCCAGTAATCAAaagttcaataaaaaaaaggggaaaacttgatttttttttaatcctttttaaaGCCTCCAGAGATGCTTGGTGTCGAGACTGGTTGGGTCAGTCACCGTTTGTCCCCAGGATGATGTCGTTGGGGGGTAAACCTTCAACCCTGTCTGAGGCCCCGAGCGCTCTGAACCAGGTTTTAGTCAACAGTATTTTGCTCCAATCTATTTTCCCTTTGCTCTGATGATGTTGCCACCACCACGCTTCCCTGTAGGGATGGTACTGGTCGGGGGGGGGCAACTGCTTCAAGCCCAaaagtttttgtctttgtttcatAAGACTGGAAAATTTTGTCTTATTGAGTAGAGGTGCCTAAAAGCTTAGTGGAGTGCTGCAGTGACACTTCCTGTTCTTCAACTCTGCACACGGACCTCAGCATTGGCACCGTGTCTCATCGAGACGGCCCACTTTGGCTGCATGGTCCGATCCAAGATTTATGATGGTCCTGAACTTGTAAATTCATGATGACTTAGTACAGCAGAGTATTTGGTAGGCCTCCCTGGACACGCACCCTCAGCGTTTTATTTTAGCATCAGGCTAACTCCATTTTCTTATACGTCAGAAATCCTTACCAGTACACATTTTGTGGGTCAGGGGCGTAGCCGACGCTCCAGTTGTACGTCTGAAGTTTGGAGCTGAATTGGGAGCTCTTGGGCTCCCGACGGCAGTGAAAGCCCTGACACTTGCAAGCATTAAAGTCTTTCAAGATCCTGAAGAGGAACATCCAGCCACGAGTTAGAATAGACAAAAGAGACCGTGAGCTAAACAAACAAGTGTGATGAATACAGATTTTAGCATGGTACTTTAGTGTACTCACATGGCAGTCATTGCCTCATTCTGGAATGTCACAAATGCCATTCCCAACGGCTTTTTAttgaccttttctttctctttcctaTATTCGTCTTTCAGTTTTGCCTCCAGCTTCGTATAGTAGCTCACTGCCTCTTCCTGTGGACAACACAAGTGTTACCATTTGTACCCCAGCAAATGCTTAGATTCTAAAATTCTGTCTCAACATTCTAAACTTTAGAATGTTGAGACAGAATGACTATAAATGAAATGTACATAAAATAAGTAGTTTAACAATGTGAGGTTCCGCGAAGATCTATGCAAGAAAACAAGCTAGAGGTGACGACAGGTTTGATACGTATGGATATCTTATGGATGAAAGAAGACCAAAATGGTTTAAACGTTTGAAAAAACTGATGCACCATGTTTTGAGTGCGCTTCATCCCTTCATGATTATATTAAGGCTGAAAAATGAATGTTTATTTTACTATAAAGATGTTTTTGGTGACATGTGCAGCTCTTAAAGCAAAATGCAAAAGCACTGATAAAATTGCTGAGCACACTATGATGTTGTGTTGTAATTATAGACAACATGTGCTTAAAACATATATCagccttttcttttcaaatctgTGGCAGTATAGCTGGACCGTGACACGTCACCTACCTGCTCACAGCCTTTTATGATACAACAGCAAAGATGGCCGCAGGGTTTTGGATTCATCATAGTGGTAACGTGCTCCTTAGCCTGCAGGTCAATGAAGAATTTCTTGCTGCGTTCCGCCTTTTTCCTGAATTGAACAACAGTACGTCTGTCAGTCTGAGGCTGAAGTCATGAAGAAATACAAATGCACCAAAATACTTAACATTTCTACCTCTCAGAGTTGAGATTCATCAGCTTGGCCACATCATAACAGATACGAGCTTCCAGTACAACGCAGTTTTCATAAGCATTTCTGTCAAAGAACAAAGAAGGAAGATTAAAACCCAGCACATTTATCTccataaatacacaaaaaagTGTGTTTCCTAATAGTAACACATGCCCTATTTTAGTTTTCCACCATCTTGACACATGACCTGCATGATTCTGCTCATCTGGATTCAATTAGAGACAATTAGTCAAATAAACCCATCATTGTCTGCTCCCGGACATCTCAGCCAGGACAATCTAACAGGAAAGGGCACGGCTATCGAACGTCATAATGAAGTTAATGTGCAGCTTACTGCCATGGACGAAGAGCAGTGCACCATTTAAAAGCAGACTTAAA from Takifugu rubripes chromosome 4, fTakRub1.2, whole genome shotgun sequence includes:
- the tmem63ba gene encoding CSC1-like protein 2 isoform X1, encoding MYRVLILIMAIWGAQGCPDTESCPTQPPNSSSRDFCYSARIRSTVLQGLPFGGVPTVLALDFMCFLVLLLVFSFLRKVAWDYGRLALVTDADRMDQRYSRLDDREYVGSAATSDAPERYERLTSVSSSVDIDQRDTGFCSWLTAIFRIKEDEIREKCGEDAVHYLSFQRHIIGLLVVVGVLSVGIILPVNFSGNLLENNAYSFGRTTIANLDTDNALLWLHTTFAFLYLLLTVYSMRRHTSKMHYKEDDLVKRTLFVNEISKYAEESEIKQHFENAYENCVVLEARICYDVAKLMNLNSERKKAERSKKFFIDLQAKEHVTTMMNPKPCGHLCCCIIKGCEQEEAVSYYTKLEAKLKDEYRKEKEKVNKKPLGMAFVTFQNEAMTAMILKDFNACKCQGFHCRREPKSSQFSSKLQTYNWSVGYAPDPQNVYWEHLSLGGFSWWCRCLIINIILFLLLFFLTTPAIIISTMDKFNVTKPVEYLNNPIVTQFFPTLLLWSFSALLPTIVYYSAFFEAHWTRSIQNRTTMHKCYTFLIFMVLLLPSLGLSSLDLFFRWLFDRRFLADVKVRFECVFLPDNGAFFVNYVIASAFIGNANDLLRIPGLLMYMIRLCLARSAAERKNVKRHQAYEFQFGAAYAWMMCVFTVVMTYSITCPIIVPFGLMYMLLKHLADRYNMYYAYLPTKLDKKIHSGAVNQVVAAPILCLFWLLFFSTVRSGFSAATSMFTFIVLIITIIICLSHVCFGHFKYLSAHNYKIDSQDVDGLESGPSVCPSASNKAAQMYIAQVLQDPNSEEAGSGSGEDDGQGSSQDEEIINVQNGLNADFQSGEDSLIDNEVRH
- the tmem63ba gene encoding CSC1-like protein 2 isoform X2 — translated: MYRVLILIMAIWGAQGCPDTESCPTQPPNSSSRDFCYSARIRSTVLQGLPFGGVPTVLALDFMCFLVLLLVFSFLRKVAWDYGRLALVTDADSVGSAATSDAPERYERLTSVSSSVDIDQRDTGFCSWLTAIFRIKEDEIREKCGEDAVHYLSFQRHIIGLLVVVGVLSVGIILPVNFSGNLLENNAYSFGRTTIANLDTDNALLWLHTTFAFLYLLLTVYSMRRHTSKMHYKEDDLVKRTLFVNEISKYAEESEIKQHFENAYENCVVLEARICYDVAKLMNLNSERKKAERSKKFFIDLQAKEHVTTMMNPKPCGHLCCCIIKGCEQEEAVSYYTKLEAKLKDEYRKEKEKVNKKPLGMAFVTFQNEAMTAMILKDFNACKCQGFHCRREPKSSQFSSKLQTYNWSVGYAPDPQNVYWEHLSLGGFSWWCRCLIINIILFLLLFFLTTPAIIISTMDKFNVTKPVEYLNNPIVTQFFPTLLLWSFSALLPTIVYYSAFFEAHWTRSIQNRTTMHKCYTFLIFMVLLLPSLGLSSLDLFFRWLFDRRFLADVKVRFECVFLPDNGAFFVNYVIASAFIGNANDLLRIPGLLMYMIRLCLARSAAERKNVKRHQAYEFQFGAAYAWMMCVFTVVMTYSITCPIIVPFGLMYMLLKHLADRYNMYYAYLPTKLDKKIHSGAVNQVVAAPILCLFWLLFFSTVRSGFSAATSMFTFIVLIITIIICLSHVCFGHFKYLSAHNYKIDSQDVDGLESGPSVCPSASNKAAQMYIAQVLQDPNSEEAGSGSGEDDGQGSSQDEEIINVQNGLNADFQSGEDSLIDNEVRH
- the LOC101064087 gene encoding zinc transporter ZIP9-A — encoded protein: MDGGLTVTLISVAMFVGCFLLGFTPLLFRLSEKSLQLVCILGAGLLCGTALAIAIPEGVSLLQESYRASSSPAAPLPSQTSSTSPDPGIPARVLIGLALTFGFTLMFVVDQISTYLSIRGLKGVNITATVGLVIHAAADGFALGAAAATGQVTVQVVIFLAVILHKAPAAFGLVSFLMHSGLEKKHIQGHLLAFSAAAPVFTIATYFILQASGSSTQSQLTSTGVGMLFSAGTFLYVATVHILPEVSSSAAVQKTSDLQLEEGAEGHQQQPLGLTQSITLIIGVGLPVALALGLKDD